Genomic DNA from Peribacillus sp. FSL H8-0477:
TGTTGCACCTGCTTCAATAACTTTGTTAGCATCTTCTGTATTACGGACACCACCTGAAGCTTTAACTCCAAGATCAGGTCCTACAGTTTTGCGCATTAACGCGATATCTTCAGGAGTTGCGCCGCCTGTAGAGAATCCAGTAGACGTTTTCACGAAGTCAGCTCCTGCTTTAACAGCAAGTTCACAAGCGCGAATTTTTTCTTCCTCAGTTAATAACGAAGTTTCAATGATAACTTTCGTTAAGGCTTTACCTGTAGCAGCAGCTACAACCGCACGAATATCACGTTCAACTAGCTCGTAATCCTTGTCCTTAAGCGCGCCGATATTAATAACCATATCAACTTCATGTGCACCATTTTCAATTGCATTTTTCACTTCAAATGCTTTTGTTTCTGGTGTGTTAGCTCCTAGAGGGAATCCGATAACTGTACAAACCTTTACATCAGACCCTTGAAGTTGTTCGCTTGAATATTTTACCCAAGTTGGATTTACACAAACCGATGCAAAATGATGTTCCTTTGCTTCGGTACAAATTACCGTAACTTGATCCTTAGTTGCATCTGCTTTTAATAAAGTATGGTCAATGAGACCGGCTACATTTTGTGCCATTTAAACATTCCTCCCAAAAATAAGTGGGTTGTACGTACCTCTTCATAATAGCATACTGTCTACTAAAAAACGAATTTCTAATTGGGTAATTTTTGTGAATCATGATTAAATTAACCTAAAATCCAACAAAACATGCTGAATAAGTGAAGTCTCAGCTTAGTAACCACCAAAAAATGGAGCTCCGGGCTTCCATTCTTCCGCAACTCCGATTTATTCTTCCCCAACTTGGGATAATTCTTCCCTCATATAGATTCTTCCCCAGCCGCTTTTGGGCTTTTTAAAATAAGGTATCTAGCTCTTTTGTTACACATTCTGAATAAAACATGATGAATGATAAAGTGGTTTGGTGTAGGTGATTTTTACTATTAACTCATTATCTTAGCGCTTGCTCTCTCTTAATTTTTCTAATTTCTCGGCATTAAAGCCTTTCACGATTAACCAGGTTGCCAAACTCAACTCATAGATTCCGAGTGGCAGAGCGATAAGTCCTTTTAGAGTAGAGAATGAGCCAATGATATCAAACATATTAAGTAAGCCTGCAAGGAATACCGTAACAGCCGTCAGCATTCCAAATATCGCTAGCCACTTGGGTACGATTTCCGTTTTATATAATAAATAACTGTAGAGGAGTGTATTCAAGCCGAGCATCAAATTCGGTCCCAACACAGAAGTCCAAGAATGAAAGGATTGAAGTACGCTTCCTATGTGGTGATATATTTCTTCAATAGCCATATTTCCAACTTCATGATTAGAACTAAGGCTCAGCAAACCTAATATACTCACTAAGCCAATCGCGATGAAAACAGCTTCCATAAACCGAAAACAAAGATAGGCTAATGCTGAATGTTCATTCCATAGTCGTACATATGGAAATAACATAACTGCTGTTCCAACCGCAGCCACAATGAGCAAGATGTCATTCATTACACCAACTAAAATGGCAGTTTCCGAACTCTTCACCGTTGCCATATACCAATCTTCTGATAGTAACGGCTGATATAATACCACAGCAATAACAGCACTGATGGCAGCAACTATATAAAATAGACCGATCAATATTCCATTCATCCTATCCTTTTTCATTCAATGCACCCCCTTGAACTAATTAATCTGGCAATTCGGTTTACCCCATTTCTTCCTTTATTGGTTTCAAATAAGCATATGATGAAACGAATTCCTTCATTCTGATATGTTTGTTCGTTTCAAACACGAGCTTTTTACGACGATGTGCTCCAACAGAGAGTGATATCTCGGCTCTGCAACTACCAAGCTAGAAGCTCTATTTCTTTCGAAACTTGGGTTTATTCTTCTGAACTTAAGATGATTCTGCTTTAACTCTGGATTATTCTTGAGCTTTTTGGCTTTTTAAAAAAGGGTATCTAGCTCTTTCGCTTTTCGATTTCAGTGCTTTTAGTGACTCATTCAAAACATGCTGAATGAGCGAAGTCTCGGCTCCACAACGCCCAACAAACCAGGCTACAAACGCCCATTCTTCTCCAACCACACAAAAAAAGCTATCGAGGGGTTCTCGATAGCTTTCCGCTTTATCCAATTGCAAGGTTGCCTTCTAGTTCGCGGACAATTGTGACAAATTGTCCTTCACTGAATGGGTAGCCTGATTTTGTGATTTTTACTTTGACGACTTCACCAATCATCTCTTCTGATCCTGGGAAGACAACTTTCAGATAGTTATCTGTGTATCCTTCGTATAGACCCTGTTCTTGGTTTTCGTTGAAACGATTTTCGGGAATCACTTCAACAATTTCACCTTCATAACGGGATGCATATTCTTTGGCCAGTTGATCAGATAACGTGA
This window encodes:
- the deoC gene encoding deoxyribose-phosphate aldolase, translating into MAQNVAGLIDHTLLKADATKDQVTVICTEAKEHHFASVCVNPTWVKYSSEQLQGSDVKVCTVIGFPLGANTPETKAFEVKNAIENGAHEVDMVINIGALKDKDYELVERDIRAVVAAATGKALTKVIIETSLLTEEEKIRACELAVKAGADFVKTSTGFSTGGATPEDIALMRKTVGPDLGVKASGGVRNTEDANKVIEAGATRIGASAGVSIIKGLTADSDY
- a CDS encoding DUF4386 domain-containing protein; amino-acid sequence: MKKDRMNGILIGLFYIVAAISAVIAVVLYQPLLSEDWYMATVKSSETAILVGVMNDILLIVAAVGTAVMLFPYVRLWNEHSALAYLCFRFMEAVFIAIGLVSILGLLSLSSNHEVGNMAIEEIYHHIGSVLQSFHSWTSVLGPNLMLGLNTLLYSYLLYKTEIVPKWLAIFGMLTAVTVFLAGLLNMFDIIGSFSTLKGLIALPLGIYELSLATWLIVKGFNAEKLEKLRESKR